In the genome of Myxococcus stipitatus, one region contains:
- a CDS encoding sigma-70 family RNA polymerase sigma factor gives MTRQRIYPTGAVKKMSGTEHEADVAFAQACAQGDEQALADFESRYTPLLRKALIHRGLELGVVDEALQLLRVKLFLPSGERAPRILDYEGQGSLVSWLRVAALRTALNLMRERKISLDLDDARLAESSVAQVDADQRFIQENYREDFTACFQEALRALEPRARTLLRLHLVEGMGTAQIARAYQVDRSTVKRWLAQFREQLRLDVRARLAARLGEDSLELTSLLRVLQSQLDLSIRSAMLDVTPG, from the coding sequence ATGACGAGGCAACGAATATACCCAACGGGGGCGGTCAAGAAGATGAGTGGCACTGAGCATGAGGCGGACGTGGCCTTCGCGCAGGCCTGCGCACAAGGTGATGAACAGGCCCTCGCGGACTTCGAGTCCCGCTACACACCTTTGCTCCGAAAGGCGCTCATCCACCGAGGTCTGGAACTCGGGGTGGTGGACGAGGCCCTCCAGCTTCTGCGGGTGAAGCTCTTCCTCCCCAGCGGGGAGCGCGCTCCAAGAATCCTGGACTACGAGGGACAGGGCTCGCTCGTGTCGTGGCTGCGTGTCGCGGCGCTGCGCACCGCGCTCAACCTGATGCGGGAGCGGAAGATTTCGCTTGATCTGGATGATGCCCGGCTCGCGGAGAGCAGCGTGGCGCAGGTGGATGCGGACCAGCGGTTCATCCAGGAGAACTACCGCGAGGACTTCACGGCGTGCTTCCAGGAAGCACTCCGCGCGTTGGAGCCCCGGGCGCGCACGCTGCTGCGCCTGCACCTGGTGGAGGGCATGGGGACCGCGCAGATCGCCCGCGCGTATCAGGTGGACCGCTCCACGGTGAAACGCTGGCTGGCCCAGTTCCGCGAGCAGCTGCGACTGGACGTGCGAGCGCGGCTCGCGGCCCGGCTGGGCGAGGACAGCCTGGAGCTGACGAGCCTGCTTCGCGTGCTCCAGAGCCAGCTGGACCTGAGCATCAGGAGCGCGATGTTGGACGTGACGCCCGGCTGA
- a CDS encoding GNAT family N-acetyltransferase has protein sequence MANPYDVTTVSSTAQLARIIELQRKNLKQTLDAAEMRDQGFVTVEHELPVLERMHALAPSIIARHGEDVVAYALSMPRECRAMLPVLVPMFDILDRLEYRGRAMKDLRFYVMGQICVDKAHRGQGLVEQLYDKHREVYRERFDLLVTEVSVRNTRSLRVHERVGFKTVHTYRDATDEWAVVAWDWSPPAG, from the coding sequence ATGGCCAACCCGTACGACGTGACGACGGTGAGCAGCACCGCGCAGCTCGCGCGCATCATCGAGCTGCAGCGCAAGAACCTGAAGCAGACGCTCGACGCGGCGGAGATGCGCGACCAGGGCTTCGTCACCGTGGAGCATGAGCTGCCGGTGCTGGAGCGCATGCACGCGCTGGCGCCCAGCATCATCGCCCGGCACGGCGAGGACGTGGTGGCCTATGCCCTGTCCATGCCTCGGGAGTGCCGCGCGATGCTGCCCGTGCTCGTCCCCATGTTCGACATCCTGGACCGCCTGGAGTACCGGGGGCGCGCGATGAAGGACCTGCGCTTCTACGTCATGGGACAGATTTGCGTCGACAAGGCCCACCGGGGACAGGGCCTCGTCGAGCAGCTCTATGACAAGCACCGCGAGGTGTATCGCGAGCGCTTCGACCTGCTCGTCACCGAGGTCTCCGTGCGCAACACCCGCTCCCTGCGCGTCCACGAGCGCGTGGGCTTCAAGACCGTGCACACCTACCGCGACGCGACGGACGAGTGGGCCGTCGTCGCCTGGGATTGGAGTCCTCCGGCCGGGTAG
- a CDS encoding phytanoyl-CoA dioxygenase family protein, translating to MTSPVLSDLQLQQFIEEGFVKLEDAFPRTLADTARALLWRDTGCSPDDASTWTRPVVRLGEYMQEPFRQAANTPRLHAAFDQLVGPGRWQPRMSLGSFPVRFPSPESPGDDGWHVDASFPPPDGGTGSFFEWRVNVASRGRVLLMLFLFSDVGEDDAPTRIRVGSHLDIARLLAPEGEQGLSFMELASRLETTESRPLALATGEAGTVYLCHPFLVHAAQPHRGTRPRFMAQPPLFPAAARDEGAPIHVAVRRALGSGP from the coding sequence ATGACCTCTCCCGTCCTGAGCGACCTCCAGCTCCAGCAGTTCATCGAGGAAGGCTTCGTGAAGCTCGAAGACGCCTTCCCCCGAACCCTCGCGGACACCGCGCGCGCCCTCCTCTGGCGTGACACGGGGTGTTCGCCCGACGACGCATCGACCTGGACCCGCCCCGTGGTCCGGCTCGGGGAATACATGCAGGAGCCCTTCCGACAGGCCGCCAACACCCCGAGACTGCATGCGGCCTTCGACCAGCTCGTCGGACCCGGCCGCTGGCAGCCTCGCATGAGCCTGGGCTCCTTCCCCGTGCGCTTCCCCAGTCCCGAGAGCCCCGGTGACGACGGCTGGCACGTCGACGCCAGCTTCCCGCCTCCCGATGGAGGCACGGGCTCGTTCTTCGAGTGGCGCGTCAACGTCGCCTCGCGAGGCCGCGTGCTCCTGATGCTGTTCCTCTTCTCCGATGTCGGGGAGGACGACGCGCCCACGCGCATCCGCGTCGGCTCGCACCTCGACATCGCCCGGCTCCTGGCCCCCGAAGGAGAGCAGGGCCTGTCCTTCATGGAGTTGGCCTCACGGCTCGAGACCACCGAGTCCCGGCCGCTCGCCCTGGCCACGGGTGAAGCGGGCACCGTCTATCTGTGCCACCCGTTCCTCGTCCACGCCGCGCAACCCCATCGAGGCACCCGACCGCGCTTCATGGCCCAGCCGCCGCTGTTCCCCGCCGCCGCGCGGGACGAAGGCGCGCCCATCCACGTGGCGGTGCGGCGGGCGCTCGGCTCCGGGCCCTGA
- a CDS encoding VOC family protein: MRITLSSVFVDDQAKAQKFYTEVLGFETKVDMPMGGGARWLTVVSKDDPEGVQLLLEPNQHPAATTFQKAIFADGIPATSFATTDIQKDYERMTALGVVFRQKPTPAGPVLTALFEDTCGNLISMHQML; this comes from the coding sequence ATGAGAATCACGCTGAGCAGTGTGTTCGTCGACGACCAGGCCAAGGCGCAGAAGTTCTACACGGAGGTCCTGGGATTCGAGACGAAGGTGGACATGCCGATGGGCGGTGGCGCGCGGTGGCTGACCGTCGTGTCGAAGGATGACCCCGAAGGTGTGCAGCTCCTGCTCGAGCCCAACCAGCACCCCGCGGCGACCACCTTCCAGAAGGCCATCTTCGCGGACGGCATTCCGGCCACGTCCTTCGCCACCACGGACATCCAGAAGGACTATGAGCGGATGACCGCGCTGGGCGTGGTGTTCCGGCAGAAGCCCACGCCCGCGGGCCCCGTCCTCACGGCGCTGTTCGAGGACACCTGCGGCAACCTCATCTCGATGCACCAGATGCTCTGA
- a CDS encoding tetratricopeptide repeat protein, with the protein MDCIETRQLFAFAQGELDAEATHRMEQHLDSCASCRALVAEAARDEDGAPSPSLSPPNAAPPQPPWIERGALLGRYVVLERIGSGGMGVVHAAYDPELDRRVALKLIRIDSTNPVHLERAQARLLREAQATARVIHPNVITIHDVGHFGENVFLAMELVDGATLRAHIRRNKVRAPWRETLALFIQAGRGLAAAHAQGLVHRDFKPDNVLVGKDGRVRITDFGLARIVEGLDDTPTPPGTESPTRRSEWLTRSDIMLGTPAYMSPEQKRGEPSDASSDQYSFCVALYEALYGKRPVIDSTTEKDTAGTAQASVGPKPPPGTDVPAWIHQVLLQGLAPSPQARHESMEVLLRRLSHAPGEQWRRVALAAGAGLLFLAGGAVLHRSTSGDPCAGSEQALSGVWDDARKSAAKASFTRSALPYAPGAWTEVERTLDGYSRAWVSASHEACVATRVKGQQTERLLERRVICLDQRLKDLGAVVDMLASADTQVIQNSPRLVHSLENLSVCENLAALAAPEPPPSDEPNQKRMEAVRAKRAQVRAKLNAGQVAPALQLANDAASEAHAIGYGPLEAEVLDLVAESQGNNLAYRDAIKTLHQAIQLAHASRHDRQVAKSWADMIRLVGLVGPEVDPDGVVPGHAEAALKRLGGDARIEARYYRNLASLYRKRGRKEEALAASQRAVELARSIYSNNEPELGTALLTMGHVLYEFSRFEEALRFLHEAEAIYRKTYGPKHPYLATVLSNIAVFSVQLGDYAAAMKHGREALAINLDVYGEDSDPASSGYFNLGGFLLEQGRHDEALQHYTQAVRIREKVQPDSQDLAQAHSRMGLTLAALGRFQEALPHQERAMAILEKKLGPRHPKAGIELTRMGQHQLGLGQPRKALPLLERALGILEQPGPDANPGELANARFLLARALEKEPGGLPRAIALARAAQLHNQDAGKSRFREHQDVEQWLARHHALGAR; encoded by the coding sequence ATGGACTGCATCGAGACGCGACAACTCTTCGCCTTCGCACAGGGAGAACTGGACGCTGAAGCGACGCATCGGATGGAGCAGCATCTTGATTCCTGCGCGTCCTGTCGAGCACTCGTCGCGGAGGCGGCTCGCGATGAGGACGGGGCCCCCAGTCCATCCCTCTCCCCTCCTAACGCCGCGCCCCCACAGCCGCCCTGGATTGAGCGCGGCGCCCTCCTGGGCCGGTATGTGGTCCTCGAGCGCATCGGCTCCGGGGGCATGGGTGTGGTGCATGCCGCGTATGACCCGGAGCTGGACCGCCGCGTCGCCCTGAAGCTGATTCGCATCGACTCGACGAACCCCGTGCACCTGGAGCGAGCCCAAGCCCGGCTGCTGCGCGAGGCCCAGGCCACCGCCCGCGTCATCCACCCCAACGTCATCACCATCCACGACGTGGGGCACTTCGGAGAGAACGTCTTCCTGGCCATGGAGCTGGTGGACGGGGCCACGCTGCGCGCGCACATCCGGCGCAACAAGGTGCGCGCGCCGTGGCGAGAGACGCTGGCCCTGTTCATCCAGGCGGGCCGAGGACTCGCCGCCGCGCATGCACAGGGCCTGGTGCACCGCGACTTCAAGCCGGACAACGTGCTCGTCGGAAAGGACGGGCGCGTGCGCATCACCGACTTCGGCCTCGCGCGCATCGTCGAGGGGCTCGACGACACGCCCACGCCTCCAGGCACCGAGTCCCCCACCCGCCGCTCCGAGTGGCTCACGCGCTCCGACATCATGCTCGGGACGCCAGCGTACATGTCCCCGGAGCAGAAGCGCGGCGAGCCCTCCGACGCGAGCAGCGACCAGTACAGCTTCTGCGTGGCGCTGTACGAGGCGCTCTATGGCAAGCGGCCCGTCATCGACAGCACGACGGAGAAGGACACCGCGGGCACGGCGCAGGCCTCCGTCGGCCCCAAGCCTCCGCCGGGCACGGATGTTCCCGCGTGGATTCATCAGGTGCTGCTTCAAGGACTCGCGCCCTCGCCCCAGGCACGGCACGAGTCGATGGAGGTGCTCCTGCGCCGGCTCAGCCATGCGCCGGGAGAGCAGTGGCGCCGCGTGGCGCTCGCGGCCGGCGCGGGCCTGCTCTTCCTCGCGGGAGGCGCCGTCCTCCATCGCTCCACGTCGGGAGACCCGTGCGCGGGCAGCGAGCAGGCCCTCTCCGGCGTCTGGGACGACGCACGCAAGAGCGCGGCGAAGGCCAGCTTCACCCGCAGCGCCCTGCCCTACGCGCCCGGCGCCTGGACGGAAGTGGAGCGGACGTTGGATGGCTACTCGCGGGCCTGGGTGTCCGCCAGCCACGAGGCCTGTGTCGCCACGCGCGTGAAGGGGCAGCAGACGGAGCGGCTCCTCGAGCGGCGGGTCATCTGCCTGGACCAGCGGCTCAAGGACCTGGGCGCCGTCGTGGACATGCTGGCGAGCGCGGACACGCAGGTCATCCAGAACTCGCCCCGGCTGGTGCACTCGCTGGAGAACCTGTCCGTCTGCGAGAACCTGGCCGCGCTGGCCGCGCCCGAGCCTCCTCCATCGGACGAGCCGAACCAGAAGCGCATGGAGGCCGTGCGGGCGAAGCGCGCCCAGGTCCGCGCGAAGCTCAACGCGGGACAGGTCGCGCCCGCGCTCCAGCTCGCGAACGACGCCGCGAGCGAGGCCCACGCCATCGGCTATGGCCCGCTGGAAGCGGAGGTGCTGGACCTCGTGGCGGAATCGCAAGGCAACAACCTGGCCTACCGCGACGCCATCAAGACGCTGCACCAGGCCATCCAGCTCGCCCACGCCAGTCGCCATGACCGGCAGGTCGCCAAGTCCTGGGCGGACATGATTCGGCTGGTGGGCCTCGTGGGGCCGGAGGTGGACCCTGACGGCGTGGTGCCCGGCCATGCCGAGGCGGCCCTGAAGCGGCTGGGCGGTGATGCCCGCATCGAGGCGCGGTACTACCGCAACCTCGCCAGCCTGTACCGCAAGCGAGGCAGGAAGGAAGAGGCGCTGGCGGCGAGTCAGCGCGCGGTGGAGCTGGCCCGGAGCATCTACTCGAACAACGAGCCGGAGCTCGGCACGGCGCTGCTCACCATGGGCCACGTGCTCTACGAGTTCTCCCGCTTCGAGGAGGCGCTGCGCTTCCTTCACGAAGCGGAGGCCATCTACCGGAAGACGTACGGTCCCAAGCACCCCTACCTCGCGACGGTGCTGTCGAACATCGCGGTCTTCAGCGTCCAGCTCGGCGACTACGCCGCGGCGATGAAGCACGGGCGCGAGGCGCTCGCCATCAACCTGGATGTCTATGGCGAGGACAGCGATCCAGCGTCCAGCGGCTACTTCAACCTGGGCGGCTTCCTGCTCGAGCAGGGGCGCCATGACGAGGCCCTCCAGCACTACACCCAGGCGGTCCGCATCCGGGAGAAGGTGCAGCCCGACTCGCAGGACCTGGCCCAGGCGCACTCCCGCATGGGCCTGACGCTCGCGGCCCTGGGCCGCTTCCAGGAGGCCCTGCCCCACCAGGAGCGGGCCATGGCCATCCTCGAGAAGAAGCTGGGCCCGCGGCACCCCAAGGCGGGAATCGAGCTGACGCGGATGGGCCAGCACCAGCTGGGCCTCGGGCAGCCTCGCAAGGCCCTCCCGCTGCTGGAGCGGGCCCTCGGAATCCTGGAGCAGCCCGGCCCGGACGCGAATCCGGGGGAACTGGCCAACGCGCGCTTCCTGCTGGCTCGCGCGCTCGAGAAGGAGCCGGGCGGCCTGCCGCGAGCCATCGCACTCGCCAGGGCCGCGCAGCTCCACAACCAGGATGCGGGCAAGTCGCGGTTCCGGGAGCACCAGGACGTGGAGCAGTGGCTGGCCCGCCATCACGCCCTGGGGGCTCGATAG
- a CDS encoding AgmX/PglI C-terminal domain-containing protein encodes MLKPLASLLLLAVATPACRHAPEERPTAPAPPPGTPFDAPSIHAAIRANRHQVSDCYEKTYETRPFRSGKVTIKFTLDPEGTVAKSELVKTTIHEPALERCILARTKTWLFPKPPANGGAVTYPFVLKPTVSREAGGPASEIPDGSETWPFRVDTTQRQAPP; translated from the coding sequence ATGCTGAAGCCTCTCGCCTCGCTCCTGCTGCTCGCTGTCGCGACGCCCGCCTGCCGCCACGCTCCAGAGGAGCGCCCCACCGCCCCCGCCCCGCCTCCCGGGACGCCGTTCGACGCGCCCTCCATCCACGCCGCCATCCGGGCGAACAGGCACCAGGTCTCCGACTGCTACGAGAAGACGTACGAGACCCGCCCCTTCCGCTCCGGGAAGGTCACCATCAAGTTCACCCTCGACCCGGAGGGAACGGTCGCGAAGTCCGAGCTCGTCAAGACGACCATTCATGAGCCGGCGCTCGAGCGCTGCATCCTCGCCCGCACGAAGACGTGGCTCTTTCCCAAGCCCCCCGCCAATGGCGGCGCCGTCACCTACCCGTTCGTACTCAAGCCCACGGTGTCGCGGGAAGCCGGAGGCCCTGCTTCGGAGATTCCAGATGGGTCCGAGACCTGGCCTTTCAGGGTCGACACCACGCAACGTCAGGCACCGCCATGA